Proteins co-encoded in one Coregonus clupeaformis isolate EN_2021a chromosome 5, ASM2061545v1, whole genome shotgun sequence genomic window:
- the LOC121557269 gene encoding alpha-2-macroglobulin-like, with product MLCNLCCTLSVNVYVGVLNVSVSAEVVQSHTACDNKIVNVPERERIDTVTLSLLVKAEGTEKTDTYNWLLCPTGEALTEEVELQLPKNVVDGSDGISLSVLGDILGRALKNLDGLLQMPYGCGEQNMALLVPNIYILEYLRNTEH from the exons ATGTTGTGTAACCTGTGCTGCACTCTGTCTGTCAATGTGTATGTAGGGGTTTTAAATGTGTCCGTTAGTGCAGAGGTTGTCCAGTCCCACACTGCCTGTGACAATAAGATTGTGAACGTACCGGAGAGAGAACGCATCGACACAGTCACACTGAGCCTGCTGGTGAAG gctgAGGGAACAGAGAAGACCGACACCTACAACTGGTTGCTGTGTCCAACTG GAGAAGCTCTGACAGAGGAGGTGGAACTGCAACTCCCCAAGAATGTGGTGGATGGATCTGATGGAATTTCTCTCTCAGTCCTAG GGGACATCCTGGGTCGGGCCCTCAAGAACCTGGATGGACTGTTGCAGATGCCGTATGGGTGTGGAGAGCAGAATATGGCCCTCCTCGTCCCCAATATCTACATCCTCGAGTACCTGAGGAACACAGAGCACTAG